In Actinomycetota bacterium, a genomic segment contains:
- a CDS encoding lysylphosphatidylglycerol synthase transmembrane domain-containing protein produces the protein MSEEAGISQDIDALPGKEARGGTTDAAPRHNGWRMAGNIFVLLWLGVGLYYLVPKFIGDQEMLEVVKSSNFLLIPVALLIETLSMAFICRLYFEVLRMGGGGISFPRMSLIYMSAYAFGHVVPGGNAGTFYLNYHEMRREGISRGLTIKTLGVSYIVYSAALVVLLAAGLLMSLSSGRLPAAYNIAAVSIAAGAAGFACLCVYVARRPGTVRRIAGRLLGAAHRLRMLRKVDEEEVEERVADLNGYLLAIFGNRDNLLRAGTCGLGFWLMDFLCLYVVFLAIGHPVNPGVLLVSYTIADIVGSLPLTPAGLGVFELTLGAALYLYGYSPEILATAILGYRFFSFWLCTAAGGGCYLALRLQRRRERRDASRGVA, from the coding sequence ATGAGTGAAGAGGCCGGGATAAGCCAGGATATCGACGCGCTGCCGGGAAAAGAGGCCCGCGGCGGCACAACGGACGCCGCGCCGCGGCATAACGGATGGCGCATGGCGGGCAATATCTTCGTCCTGCTGTGGCTCGGGGTGGGCCTGTATTACCTGGTGCCGAAGTTCATCGGAGACCAGGAGATGCTGGAGGTGGTCAAGAGCTCCAATTTCCTGCTCATACCGGTGGCGCTGCTCATCGAGACCCTGTCCATGGCCTTTATCTGCCGCCTGTATTTCGAGGTGCTGAGGATGGGAGGGGGCGGTATCTCTTTTCCGCGCATGTCCCTTATCTATATGAGCGCCTACGCCTTCGGCCATGTCGTCCCCGGAGGCAACGCGGGGACGTTCTACCTGAACTACCACGAGATGAGGCGCGAGGGGATCTCCCGGGGGCTCACCATCAAGACCCTGGGTGTCTCCTACATAGTATATTCCGCCGCCCTCGTCGTCCTGCTCGCGGCGGGATTGCTCATGTCCCTCTCCTCCGGGCGCCTTCCCGCGGCTTACAACATAGCTGCCGTATCCATCGCGGCGGGAGCCGCCGGTTTTGCCTGCCTGTGCGTCTATGTCGCAAGGCGACCGGGGACCGTGCGCCGCATCGCGGGGAGACTGCTGGGTGCCGCCCACCGCCTGCGCATGCTGCGCAAGGTGGATGAAGAGGAGGTGGAGGAGCGGGTGGCCGACCTGAACGGCTACCTCCTCGCCATCTTCGGGAACCGCGATAACCTCCTGCGTGCGGGCACCTGCGGACTGGGTTTCTGGCTCATGGACTTTCTCTGCCTGTATGTGGTCTTCCTGGCCATCGGACATCCGGTCAATCCCGGCGTCCTGCTCGTGAGCTATACCATCGCCGATATCGTGGGCAGCCTGCCCCTCACCCCGGCGGGGTTGGGTGTCTTCGAGTTGACCCTGGGAGCGGCCCTGTATCTCTACGGTTACAGCCCCGAGATACTGGCCACGGCCATCCTGGGGTACCGCTTTTTCAGTTTCTGGCTGTGCACCGCGGCGGGGGGCGGCTGCTACCTCGCCCTGCGGCTGCAGCGCCGCCGGGAGCGGCGCGACGCCTCGAGGGGGGTTGCCTGA
- a CDS encoding CDP-alcohol phosphatidyltransferase family protein has protein sequence MKGEGGNWAVENAKVIADMLTGVRFFVALLIVVCAVAGDPGLLPLVVCLTLIGWTTDVLDGKMARMDASGRKTWIGDLDFATDLTLIYSGLLYFITAQYLPFWPFFFYMIYAAVTGFIWTKKSVMMAIAAPIAAVPIIFSFVHYPLWGWVFIGWIAVDLLINWSDFTAEIDEFIGDVEKD, from the coding sequence ATGAAAGGAGAGGGCGGCAACTGGGCGGTCGAGAACGCCAAGGTCATAGCGGATATGTTGACCGGGGTGCGTTTCTTCGTGGCCCTGCTCATCGTGGTCTGCGCCGTCGCGGGCGATCCCGGGCTGCTTCCCCTGGTGGTCTGCCTGACCCTGATCGGATGGACCACCGATGTCCTCGACGGCAAGATGGCGCGCATGGATGCAAGCGGCAGGAAGACCTGGATCGGCGACCTCGACTTCGCCACGGACCTGACATTGATATACTCGGGCCTCCTCTACTTCATCACCGCGCAATACCTTCCCTTCTGGCCGTTCTTCTTCTACATGATCTATGCCGCCGTCACCGGGTTCATCTGGACCAAGAAGTCGGTGATGATGGCCATCGCCGCCCCCATCGCCGCCGTGCCCATCATCTTTTCCTTCGTCCATTATCCCTTGTGGGGATGGGTCTTCATCGGTTGGATAGCCGTGGACCTGCTCATCAACTGGTCCGACTTCACGGCGGAGATAGACGAGTTCATCGGCGATGTCGAGAAGGACTAG
- the cysE gene encoding serine O-acetyltransferase, with product MFEHVKDDIAAVRDRDPAARNTMEIVLAYPGLHALWMHRVAHWLWEKGVPVLPRVISHLSRLLTGIEIHPGARFGKGVFIDHGMGVVIGETSEIGDYVTLYQGVTLGGTGKEKGKRHPTIGRNVVIAAGAKVLGPITVGDDSKVGAGAVVIRDVPPRCTVVGIPGRVVMQEGEPVVDLHHEAIPDPVMDRIEALDALIQKLEDRLLSTQFELEITENKLRRAEDELHRVEKRIEFIPEGTAEETGGPDEGGAP from the coding sequence TTGTTCGAGCACGTGAAGGACGATATAGCGGCGGTGCGCGACCGCGACCCCGCCGCCCGCAATACCATGGAGATAGTCCTGGCCTATCCCGGGCTGCACGCCCTGTGGATGCACCGCGTGGCCCACTGGCTGTGGGAAAAGGGTGTCCCGGTCCTGCCCCGCGTCATCTCCCACCTGAGCCGCCTGCTCACGGGGATCGAGATCCACCCCGGGGCCAGGTTCGGCAAGGGGGTCTTCATCGACCACGGCATGGGCGTGGTCATCGGCGAGACCTCCGAGATCGGAGACTACGTCACCCTCTACCAGGGCGTCACCCTGGGGGGGACCGGCAAGGAGAAGGGCAAGCGCCACCCCACCATCGGCAGGAACGTGGTCATCGCCGCGGGCGCCAAGGTGCTGGGCCCCATCACCGTGGGGGACGACTCCAAGGTAGGCGCGGGGGCGGTGGTCATCCGTGACGTGCCTCCCCGCTGCACCGTGGTGGGCATCCCGGGCCGCGTGGTCATGCAGGAGGGCGAGCCGGTGGTGGACCTGCACCACGAGGCCATTCCCGACCCGGTCATGGACCGCATCGAGGCCCTGGACGCACTCATCCAGAAGCTGGAGGACCGCCTCCTCAGCACCCAGTTCGAGCTGGAGATAACCGAAAACAAACTGCGGCGCGCCGAGGACGAGCTGCACCGGGTGGAGAAGCGCATCGAGTTCATACCCGAAGGCACTGCGGAGGAAACGGGCGGACCTGACGAAGGGGGCGCGCCGTGA
- the cysS gene encoding cysteine--tRNA ligase — translation MSLAVYNTMSRRKEEFQPREEGKVSMYVCGPTVYNFIHVGNGRAYLVFDVIRRYLAYKGYEVRYVQNFTDVDDKIINRAREEGKAPEEIARLYEQAFLEDMRALGVRHPDITPRATETIPAMLEMIKGLVDKGYAYAVDGDVYFRVESFPAYGKLSGRTLEDMRAGERVEVDERKEHPMDFALWKASKPGEPAWDSPWGKGRPGWHIECSAMSLGYLGMGFDIHGGGQDLVFPHHENEIAQSEAYSGTAPFVRYWLHNGFVNIQEEKMSKSLGNIVLVREILKRYPADAVRLLALQTHYRSPIDFGPDALDEARRAHERLENCLFALDAFLARPFGRTAPQRTQREVELSDSFFDFERRFEEAMDDDFNTARALGVIFELTKELNTYLNEQEAYQTPAAPMVASHGRDTLLKLCHTLGLFSPDAAPDEVCETEAAAEGTAGGMPTADALVELLLEVRTVARDNRQFETADLIRARLRELGIRVDDLREGQRWKFVGPPE, via the coding sequence GTGAGCCTGGCCGTCTACAACACCATGAGCCGCCGCAAGGAAGAGTTCCAGCCCCGCGAGGAGGGCAAGGTCTCCATGTACGTGTGCGGCCCCACCGTGTACAACTTCATCCACGTGGGCAACGGCCGGGCCTACCTGGTCTTCGACGTCATCCGGCGCTACCTCGCCTACAAGGGTTACGAGGTGCGGTACGTGCAGAACTTCACCGACGTGGACGACAAGATAATCAACCGCGCCCGCGAGGAGGGCAAGGCGCCGGAAGAGATAGCCCGCCTCTACGAGCAGGCCTTCCTGGAGGACATGCGGGCCCTGGGCGTGCGGCACCCCGACATCACCCCCCGCGCCACCGAGACCATCCCCGCCATGCTGGAGATGATCAAGGGGCTGGTGGACAAGGGCTACGCCTATGCAGTGGACGGCGACGTCTATTTCCGCGTGGAGAGCTTCCCGGCCTACGGCAAGCTCTCGGGACGCACCCTGGAGGACATGCGAGCGGGCGAGAGGGTGGAGGTGGACGAAAGGAAGGAACACCCCATGGACTTCGCCCTGTGGAAGGCGTCCAAGCCCGGCGAGCCCGCTTGGGACTCGCCCTGGGGCAAGGGGCGCCCGGGGTGGCACATCGAGTGCTCGGCCATGTCCCTCGGCTACCTGGGTATGGGTTTCGACATCCACGGCGGCGGGCAGGACCTCGTCTTCCCCCACCATGAGAACGAGATCGCCCAGTCCGAGGCCTACTCCGGGACGGCGCCCTTCGTGCGCTACTGGCTGCACAACGGTTTCGTCAATATCCAGGAGGAGAAGATGTCCAAGTCCCTGGGCAACATCGTCCTGGTGCGGGAGATCCTCAAGAGATACCCGGCGGACGCGGTCAGGCTCCTGGCCCTGCAGACTCATTACCGCAGCCCCATCGACTTCGGGCCCGACGCCCTGGACGAGGCGCGCCGCGCCCACGAGCGCCTGGAGAACTGCCTCTTCGCCCTGGACGCTTTCCTCGCCAGGCCTTTCGGGAGGACGGCGCCCCAGCGCACCCAGCGGGAGGTGGAGCTCTCCGACTCCTTCTTCGACTTCGAGCGGCGTTTCGAGGAGGCCATGGACGACGACTTCAACACCGCCCGCGCCCTGGGCGTGATCTTCGAGCTGACCAAGGAGCTCAACACTTACCTGAACGAGCAGGAGGCTTACCAGACCCCGGCCGCCCCCATGGTCGCCAGCCACGGACGGGACACGCTGCTCAAGCTCTGCCACACCCTGGGGCTGTTCTCCCCCGATGCGGCACCGGACGAGGTCTGCGAGACGGAGGCGGCGGCGGAGGGCACGGCCGGCGGCATGCCCACGGCGGATGCCCTGGTGGAGCTGCTCCTGGAGGTGAGGACCGTGGCCCGGGACAACAGGCAGTTCGAGACCGCCGACCTCATCCGCGCCCGCTTGCGCGAGCTGGGGATACGCGTGGACGACCTGCGCGAGGGCCAGCGCTGGAAGTTCGTGGGACCCCCAGAATGA
- the rlmB gene encoding 23S rRNA (guanosine(2251)-2'-O)-methyltransferase RlmB has protein sequence MRYEQVEGRRAVLEALRGDREVYELLLAEGMQPNRVLEDIQAAARQRRLAVSYLPRREIERLAISESHQGVILRVEPYRYASFKHVYQSLEGKEEPFVVLLDSVTDPRNVGSVARTCEAAGVDALLLPRSRSAPVTPAVFHSSSGAVENLAIATVPNLVSVMKELKKLGMWVVGADVRAEKTCFESDLTGPLALVMGSEGEGLHRLSRETCDILVNIPMFGKVSSLNVSVAAGIIVYEALRQRKGL, from the coding sequence TTGAGATATGAACAGGTGGAGGGAAGGCGCGCCGTCTTGGAGGCCTTGCGCGGCGACCGCGAGGTCTACGAGCTGCTGCTGGCCGAGGGCATGCAGCCGAACCGGGTATTGGAGGACATCCAGGCGGCGGCGCGGCAGCGGCGCCTGGCGGTGAGCTACCTGCCGCGCCGCGAGATCGAGCGCCTGGCCATATCCGAAAGCCACCAGGGGGTCATCCTCAGGGTGGAGCCCTACCGTTACGCCAGTTTCAAGCATGTCTACCAATCCCTGGAGGGGAAAGAGGAACCTTTCGTGGTCCTCCTGGACAGCGTAACCGACCCCCGCAACGTGGGGAGCGTGGCCAGGACCTGCGAGGCGGCGGGGGTGGACGCTCTACTGCTGCCGCGCAGCCGCTCCGCCCCGGTCACCCCCGCGGTCTTCCATTCCTCGTCCGGTGCGGTGGAGAACCTGGCCATCGCCACCGTGCCCAACCTGGTCAGCGTGATGAAGGAGTTGAAAAAACTGGGCATGTGGGTGGTGGGCGCCGACGTGCGGGCCGAGAAGACCTGCTTCGAGTCCGACCTCACCGGACCCCTCGCCCTGGTCATGGGCTCGGAGGGGGAGGGATTGCACCGCCTGTCCCGCGAGACCTGCGACATACTGGTGAACATACCCATGTTCGGGAAGGTGTCTTCCCTCAACGTCTCCGTCGCGGCGGGGATCATCGTCTACGAGGCCTTGCGCCAGAGGAAGGGGCTATGA
- a CDS encoding NYN domain-containing protein: MKALLVDGYNLIYAHPRLADAMRHDQEKARQDLVRELSSLANPGRYDLVVVVFDAAGSDQAEPVAQRSEGMTVVFTRRRQSADAFIEGLARRLLPGNEVVVASSDRMLANLVGGFGARVVEGPALLEAAGEARQDTREELRRRAGSGRSPLEERISDEVRRLLDEMRYR; encoded by the coding sequence ATGAAGGCGCTGCTGGTGGACGGGTACAACCTCATCTACGCCCACCCCCGGCTGGCGGACGCCATGCGGCACGACCAGGAGAAAGCGCGGCAAGACCTGGTGCGGGAGCTGTCATCCCTGGCCAACCCCGGCCGTTATGACCTGGTGGTGGTGGTCTTCGACGCTGCCGGGTCGGACCAGGCCGAGCCGGTGGCGCAGCGCAGCGAGGGGATGACGGTGGTCTTCACCCGCCGGCGCCAGTCCGCCGACGCCTTCATCGAGGGCCTGGCGAGGCGCCTGCTGCCGGGAAACGAGGTGGTGGTGGCCAGCTCCGACCGCATGCTGGCGAACCTGGTGGGCGGTTTCGGGGCACGCGTGGTGGAGGGGCCGGCTCTGCTGGAGGCGGCGGGAGAAGCACGCCAGGACACCCGCGAGGAGCTGCGGAGGAGGGCGGGGAGCGGCCGCTCCCCCCTGGAGGAGCGCATAAGCGACGAGGTGCGCCGCCTCCTCGACGAGATGCGCTACCGTTAA
- a CDS encoding MMPL family transporter, producing MKIFEFFASQSEKRPWLVVTVVTLVSIFLAFGIPRISTELSQEAMMPKDYESIIAFDKVKEVFGGITTDTILLKGDLTDPEVARAVYGLSVEGMVEAGFEEGDILKIDTYLDFVKYRLPEMMQMAGVEGAIDLSTVDDAMLQQFLRFYLDPDPESPVMDLLAGYFGDGFTPEMQQQFLAVFEENAENLEKSVSENGDATIISFQLNPDMTQNELMGVGRELRDFASEEFGDITGLEYYLTGDATMELESNEFMEKETSKLMLIALVFIMLILYLTFRRISDVGLPLLIIFVGIFWILGLMGWVGITYTTMSVAIMPLMLGINIAYVIHILSRYYEEREDGLSVDLSATTSIKTVGVAVFLTAITTVFGFSSFMITDIPPMRDFGLLCMLGIAFSFLLSLTLLPAIIVLRDRRKKEAKLEDHLEKMRRRRRDARYGVFIDRALVRMATVANHHHWTVAIVTLVLVAFAVFALFNVRTGADIRKMFPESMDSMKAGEMITDIFGPQSSDIILVEGDIYDPANLAALLELEEAIPIDARNIPGDEAYFSRDRISSIADYIVQFSPDGALPQSREDVQDAVAQLSALMPVDTFVTEDGTAAMIMLKSGYPETEDEMILKSEIMRDHAGVTEEETNLDLSATGMSVLVGDLLGNIVPTQLQTSGLALLLCLFILVVVFKSFIYGFVTLVVVVCGMAMEIVFLFAMNWPLDLMTVMVASLVIGAGIDFGIHITHRFREEWSKGSTTEESIRGTVKNVGRALVAAAFTTCGVFAILGFSGMGMMQRFGWTTAIGLFGALIGAILVLPSVLAIVTKRRNHQRLEAPPVPAASAEE from the coding sequence GTGAAGATATTTGAGTTTTTCGCAAGTCAATCGGAGAAGCGGCCCTGGCTGGTGGTGACCGTGGTCACCCTGGTATCTATATTCCTGGCATTCGGCATCCCACGTATCAGCACGGAGCTGAGCCAGGAAGCCATGATGCCCAAGGACTACGAGTCGATCATCGCCTTCGACAAGGTGAAGGAGGTCTTCGGCGGCATCACCACCGACACCATCCTGCTCAAAGGGGACCTTACCGACCCCGAGGTCGCCAGGGCAGTCTACGGGCTGAGCGTGGAAGGCATGGTGGAGGCCGGTTTCGAGGAGGGGGACATCCTCAAGATCGATACTTACCTGGATTTCGTGAAATACCGGCTGCCCGAGATGATGCAGATGGCGGGCGTGGAGGGTGCCATCGACCTTAGCACCGTCGACGATGCCATGCTCCAGCAGTTCCTGCGGTTCTACCTCGACCCTGACCCGGAATCCCCGGTCATGGACCTGCTGGCGGGTTATTTCGGTGATGGTTTCACGCCGGAGATGCAGCAGCAGTTCCTGGCCGTCTTCGAGGAGAACGCCGAGAACCTGGAGAAAAGCGTCTCCGAGAACGGGGACGCGACCATCATCTCCTTCCAGCTCAACCCCGACATGACCCAGAACGAGTTGATGGGGGTGGGGAGAGAGCTGCGGGATTTCGCCTCCGAGGAGTTCGGCGACATCACAGGACTGGAATACTACCTGACCGGCGACGCCACCATGGAGCTGGAGTCCAACGAGTTCATGGAGAAGGAGACGAGCAAGCTGATGCTCATCGCCCTCGTCTTCATCATGCTCATCCTCTATCTCACCTTCCGCCGCATCTCCGACGTTGGCCTGCCGCTGCTCATCATCTTCGTGGGCATCTTCTGGATCCTCGGTCTTATGGGCTGGGTGGGCATCACCTACACCACCATGAGCGTGGCTATCATGCCCCTGATGCTGGGCATCAACATCGCCTACGTCATCCACATCCTCAGCCGCTACTACGAGGAGCGGGAGGACGGCCTCAGCGTGGACCTCTCCGCTACCACCTCCATCAAGACGGTGGGGGTGGCGGTGTTCCTCACCGCCATCACCACGGTGTTCGGGTTCTCGTCCTTCATGATCACCGATATCCCGCCCATGCGGGACTTCGGCCTGCTGTGCATGCTGGGCATCGCCTTCAGCTTCCTACTCTCGCTGACCCTGCTGCCCGCCATCATCGTCCTCAGGGACCGCCGCAAGAAGGAAGCCAAGCTGGAGGACCACCTGGAGAAGATGCGGCGCAGGCGCCGCGACGCCCGCTACGGCGTCTTCATCGACCGCGCCCTGGTGCGCATGGCCACGGTGGCCAACCACCACCACTGGACGGTGGCCATCGTCACCTTGGTCCTGGTGGCCTTCGCCGTCTTCGCGCTCTTCAACGTGAGGACGGGTGCGGACATCCGCAAGATGTTCCCCGAGTCCATGGACAGCATGAAGGCCGGCGAGATGATCACCGACATCTTCGGCCCCCAGAGCAGCGACATCATCCTGGTGGAGGGGGACATCTACGACCCCGCCAACCTTGCCGCCCTGCTGGAGCTGGAGGAGGCCATCCCCATCGATGCGCGCAATATCCCTGGCGACGAGGCCTACTTCTCCCGCGACAGGATAAGCTCGATAGCGGACTATATCGTCCAGTTCTCCCCCGACGGTGCCCTGCCCCAGTCAAGAGAGGACGTGCAGGACGCCGTGGCCCAGTTGAGCGCGCTTATGCCCGTGGACACCTTCGTGACCGAAGACGGTACCGCGGCCATGATCATGCTCAAGTCGGGGTATCCGGAGACCGAGGACGAGATGATCCTCAAGTCGGAAATCATGCGTGACCATGCCGGCGTGACCGAGGAGGAGACAAACCTCGACCTGAGCGCCACGGGCATGTCCGTCCTCGTCGGCGACCTGCTGGGGAACATCGTCCCCACCCAGCTCCAGACCTCCGGCCTGGCGCTGCTGTTGTGCCTGTTTATCCTCGTCGTCGTCTTCAAGTCGTTCATCTACGGCTTTGTCACCCTGGTGGTGGTGGTCTGCGGCATGGCCATGGAGATCGTCTTCCTCTTCGCCATGAACTGGCCCCTGGACCTGATGACGGTGATGGTGGCCTCCCTGGTCATCGGGGCGGGAATAGACTTCGGCATCCATATCACCCACCGCTTCCGCGAAGAGTGGAGTAAGGGCTCCACCACCGAGGAATCCATCCGGGGCACCGTGAAGAACGTGGGGCGGGCCCTGGTGGCCGCGGCCTTCACCACCTGCGGTGTCTTCGCCATCCTGGGTTTCTCCGGAATGGGGATGATGCAGAGGTTCGGCTGGACCACCGCCATAGGCCTGTTCGGCGCGCTCATCGGGGCCATACTCGTGCTTCCCAGCGTGCTGGCCATCGTCACCAAGCGCCGCAACCACCAGCGCCTGGAAGCCCCGCCTGTTCCTGCGGCCTCCGCCGAGGAGTGA
- a CDS encoding MarR family transcriptional regulator, with protein sequence MAKTNDPELERYTQELWDTIMRIIHSFRTGMGVWEEMGLTFPQTMLLIELRRGGRLSMGELSQRLHITQGVTTRMVDLLLEKKLVERSRDKEDRRVVFVGLSRKGAGIAQQVEEYNQEKMAEMLAAVPEKDKEFLLGFLKGLQRQFEKEGTA encoded by the coding sequence ATGGCAAAGACGAACGACCCCGAACTGGAACGCTATACGCAAGAGCTGTGGGATACCATCATGCGTATCATCCACAGCTTCCGCACCGGCATGGGGGTTTGGGAGGAGATGGGGCTCACCTTTCCCCAGACCATGCTCCTGATAGAACTGCGCAGGGGCGGCCGCCTCAGCATGGGGGAACTCTCTCAGCGGCTGCACATCACCCAGGGGGTGACCACACGCATGGTGGACCTCCTGCTGGAAAAGAAGCTGGTGGAGAGGAGCAGAGACAAGGAAGACCGCCGGGTGGTCTTCGTAGGCCTCTCCAGGAAGGGCGCAGGCATCGCGCAGCAGGTCGAGGAGTATAACCAGGAAAAGATGGCGGAGATGCTGGCCGCCGTCCCCGAGAAGGACAAGGAATTCCTGTTGGGATTCCTAAAGGGCCTGCAGCGGCAGTTCGAAAAAGAAGGAACGGCTTAA
- the mnmA gene encoding tRNA 2-thiouridine(34) synthase MnmA yields the protein MNLKQGSVVVAMSGGVDSSAAAAALLREGWRVTGVTFRMWEEGPPSPPPARSRCSLLAVEEAAEAARKLGIEHAVIDLRERFLALVVEPFAREYLRGRTPNPCVECNRLVKFPTLVEVADELGADAVATGHYARVCSDETGSFALTRAAWPQKDQSYALYGLSVEHLSRCLFPNGERSKEEVRRAASSLGLTSQGSKESQDICFLCGGDYRELVARLHPEAASPGPILDAGGKVLGEHRGIAFYTVGQRRGLGLSAPCPLYVVALDAANNAVIVGGKGEVPGEWLRAEEPHWTKGSTPAGAFEAQAMVRYNTALEACRVEPGKDAFELSFAARVWALTPGQHAVLYRGDEVLGGGVISSVGSPPDGVSP from the coding sequence ATGAACTTGAAACAGGGGAGCGTCGTGGTGGCCATGAGCGGCGGGGTGGACTCGTCCGCCGCCGCCGCGGCGCTGCTGCGCGAGGGTTGGCGGGTGACGGGGGTTACCTTCCGCATGTGGGAGGAGGGCCCGCCATCGCCGCCACCTGCCCGGAGCCGCTGTTCGCTCCTGGCCGTGGAGGAGGCGGCGGAGGCGGCGCGGAAGCTGGGTATCGAGCACGCCGTCATCGACCTGCGCGAGCGCTTCCTGGCCCTGGTGGTCGAGCCCTTCGCCCGGGAATACCTGCGTGGGCGCACCCCCAATCCCTGCGTGGAATGCAACCGCCTGGTCAAGTTCCCCACCCTGGTGGAAGTGGCGGACGAGCTGGGGGCCGACGCCGTGGCAACGGGCCATTATGCCCGCGTCTGTAGCGATGAGACGGGCTCCTTCGCCCTCACCAGGGCTGCATGGCCGCAAAAAGACCAGTCGTACGCCCTCTACGGCCTGAGCGTAGAGCATCTCTCGCGCTGCCTCTTCCCCAACGGCGAGCGGTCCAAGGAAGAGGTGAGAAGGGCGGCCTCCTCCCTCGGCCTCACCTCGCAGGGTTCGAAGGAGAGCCAGGACATATGTTTCCTGTGTGGGGGTGACTACCGGGAGCTGGTGGCGCGTCTCCACCCGGAAGCCGCGTCGCCAGGCCCCATACTGGACGCCGGCGGGAAGGTGTTGGGGGAGCATCGCGGCATCGCCTTCTACACCGTGGGCCAGAGGCGGGGGCTGGGCCTCTCCGCCCCCTGCCCTCTTTATGTGGTAGCCCTGGACGCCGCGAACAACGCGGTCATCGTGGGGGGGAAGGGAGAGGTGCCGGGGGAGTGGCTGCGGGCGGAAGAGCCCCACTGGACAAAGGGCTCAACCCCGGCCGGCGCATTCGAGGCGCAGGCCATGGTACGCTACAACACCGCACTCGAGGCCTGCCGCGTGGAGCCGGGCAAGGATGCCTTCGAGCTCTCCTTCGCCGCCAGGGTCTGGGCTCTGACGCCGGGACAGCACGCCGTGCTCTACCGTGGCGATGAGGTCCTGGGGGGCGGCGTCATCTCCTCTGTGGGGTCACCCCCCGATGGGGTCAGCCCCTGA
- the thiM gene encoding hydroxyethylthiazole kinase: MEGFLVARLEWIEANKPLVHHITNYVVMNETANATLCLGASPVMAHAVEEVEEMAAVAGALVLNMGTPYPDLETAMLAAGKAANRAGVPVVFDPVGAGATAYRTRIAKELLDRVHFAVVRGNAAEMAVLAGVEAEIRGVDSLGVAGDVEKIAADLAESLGCVAAITGEVDVVSDGRRTFHVRNGHPLLGKVTGTGCMATTAIAVLLAAGEPYLEAAAGALGLFGLAGEKAAGSSGRLPGSFHVELYNTMYELSAFRKIKGLKIEMG; encoded by the coding sequence ATGGAGGGCTTTCTCGTGGCGCGGCTGGAGTGGATCGAGGCCAACAAACCGCTGGTGCACCATATCACCAATTATGTAGTGATGAACGAGACGGCCAACGCCACCCTCTGCCTCGGCGCCTCGCCGGTCATGGCCCACGCCGTGGAGGAAGTGGAGGAGATGGCCGCGGTAGCCGGAGCCCTGGTCCTCAACATGGGTACCCCGTACCCGGACCTGGAGACGGCCATGCTGGCGGCGGGTAAGGCCGCCAACCGCGCCGGCGTGCCCGTGGTCTTCGACCCGGTGGGGGCGGGAGCCACCGCCTACCGCACACGCATCGCGAAAGAGCTGCTCGACCGGGTGCACTTCGCGGTTGTGCGCGGCAACGCGGCCGAGATGGCGGTGCTCGCCGGCGTGGAGGCCGAGATCCGCGGCGTGGATTCCCTGGGCGTGGCGGGTGACGTGGAGAAGATCGCGGCAGACCTGGCCGAATCGCTGGGCTGCGTGGCGGCCATTACCGGCGAGGTGGACGTGGTGAGCGACGGCCGGCGAACCTTCCACGTACGTAACGGCCACCCCCTGCTGGGTAAGGTTACCGGAACAGGGTGCATGGCCACCACCGCCATCGCCGTGCTGCTGGCTGCGGGCGAGCCTTACCTGGAGGCGGCGGCCGGGGCCCTTGGCCTGTTCGGCCTCGCTGGAGAGAAGGCGGCGGGATCGTCGGGAAGGCTGCCGGGCAGTTTCCACGTGGAGCTATATAACACGATGTACGAACTGAGCGCATTCCGCAAAATCAAGGGCCTGAAGATAGAAATGGGGTAG